Genomic window (Xylanimonas protaetiae):
GAGCCTGGCGCACGACCTGCTCAAGCCAACGGGCGTCATCATCGTCGCAATCGACGATAACGAGTACGCCCACCTCAAACTACTTATGGACGACGTCTTCGAGCCGCAGAACTTCCTCGCCAGCCTCGTCTGGCAGGGCAGCGGGAAGAACGACGCCCGGTACACCGCTGGCGGCGTGGACTACATGCTGATGTACGCGAAGAGCGAGGCTCGACTCACCGAGGCCGACGTGAGATGGAAGGAGCCAAAGCCAGGAATCGAGGACGCCTTGGGGGCGGCCGAGACGGCATGGAGCGAGTCGGAACACGACCCGGCAGAGGCAACGCGCCGCTTTCGGGCCGCGCTCCGACCGATGCGGTCGACCCTCGAACCCGCAGTCTTCCGCTATGACCAGATTGACGACAGGGGCCGAGTCTTCCAGGCGACGGATGTCACGAGTCCCAACCGGCGCGAGAACCTCATGTACGAGGTCATTCATCCAGGCACCGGCCGGGCGGTCCGCACGCCCGCAAAGGGGTGGCGATATGCCCGCGAAACGATGGACGCGCTGATTGCGGATGACCGCATCCTGTTCGGCCCAGACGAGACGACGATGCCTCGATTGAAGCGCTTCCTCACCGACCAGATGGATCGGGTGCCGTACCCGACATTCTCACAGCCGCGGATGCCGGGGTCGAAAAAGTTGGAGGTCATTCTCGGGGAGCAGCGATTCAAGTTTCCCAAGGACCACGACGTCCTTGCTCGCTGGATCGGGACGGTCACGCAGAACAACCTTGATGCGGTCGTGCTCGACTTCTTCGCGGGCTCAGGGTCGTCGACACACGCCGTAATGGCGCTCAACGCCATAGACGGTGGGCGTCGCCAGAGCATTGCGGTGACGAACAACGAAGTCGACCAGAGCACCGCCGATGCGCTAAAGCGTCAAGGGCACAAGCCGGGCGACCCAGTATGGGAGGCACGGGGCATCTACCAGTACGTGACCCGGCCCCGTGTGGAGACGGTCGTCACCGGCGTCCGGCACGATGGATCGGCGTACTCCGAGGGCCTGAACGAGAACGTCACCTTCGCCGATCTCACCTACCTGGATCGATCTCACGTCGAGCGCGGACATGCGTTCGAGGACGTCGCCCATCTGTTGTGGCTGCTCGCAGGCGCACGAGGAGCCGTGATCGAAGAGGAGACCGAGACGTTCGCCGCGCCCGCGGACGCCCACTACGCGGTGTTGTTCGATGAGGACTGCTGGTCCGACTTCGTCGCGACCGTCAAAGACCGCGACGACCTGACGCACGCGTTCGTCGTTACCGACTCTGATGCTGCCTTCTCGCACGTCGAGTCGGTCCTTCCGGATTACGTGCAGGCGGTCCGCCTCTACGAGTCGTACCTGTCCGCCTTCGAGATCAACGTCGGGGGTCACTGACCATGTCGATGACCCTCATGGGTTACCAGTCGTCTGCTGCGTCCGATGTTGTGCGCCGCTATCGACGCGCAGCATCTGCCTTCGGCGAGGACAACGAGCGGTGGGCCCTCTCCTTGTCTGCGCCGACCGGCTCCGGCAAGACGATCATGGCCGCGGCGATCATCGAACGGCTGATGTTCGGCGGCGACGGCCAGCCTGGGAGCGACAGGCTCGCGGTGCTGTGGGTGTCGGACAACCCCTCGCTCAATGAGCAGACGCGGGACAAGTTCCAGCGCTACTCAGCGCGGTTCACGCTCGACAGACTAGTCGTCGTCGGGGACGACGACCCGCTCAACGTTCCGTCGATGACCCCTGGGAAGGTGTACTTCCTCAACACCCAGAAACTCGGGTCAGGGGCGACGTCTTTCCGGAGCGGAGACGGGCGCGACTACTCCCTCTGGGATGCGATCAACGGGACGGGCAAGGCACTCGGTCCGGACTTCCTCATGGTTGTCGATGAGGCACACCGAGGAACGGGCCGCACGGGGACCGGCCGCGGAACGATCCTCGCCCGACTGATCAAGGGCGACGTCGACCTTGTGAACCCCGCGCCCGTCGTACTGGGCATCTCCGCCACCCCGGAGAGGTTCGTCGATCTTGTCGGCTCATCGATGACAGTGAGCCACATCAAGGTCGACGTCGACCTTGTCAAGGAGTCGGGGCTCGTGAAGGACAAGATCGTCCTTGCCCACCCGACCGAGACGCAGGCCGCCGACGCCACGCTGCTTGCTATGGCGGCCCACCAGCGTCAGGACATGGCCCGCGAATGGCAGGCATACACCGACGCAGAGGGGCTATCGCCCGTCGACCCGGTGCTCTTGGTCCAGGTCGCCTCCGGCGAACGAGACGACGGCATCGGGCGCGTGCTCGACATCCTGTTCGATGCTGACCGATCTCTGCGTGACGATCAGGTCGTCCACGCACTGGAGACCCATCGGCCGGGCGAGTTTGGACGTCACACGGTCCGGTGGGTCGAGCCGTCGCGCATCCACGAGTTGGCAGGCGTGAAGGTTGTCGTCTTCAAGGAGGCTTTGACGACCGGTTGGGACTGCCCTCGCGCCGAGGTGCTGGTCTCTCTCCGCAAGGCCGATGACTCGACCTACATCACCCAGTTGATCGGCCGAACCGTCCGCACGCCGCTTGCACGCAAGGTCGATACGGTCGACGCACTCAACTCGGTCTGGGTGTACCTGCCCCACTTCGACGACGTGACGGTCAAGCGAGTTGTCGGACTTCTCGGGTCTGGAGACGACGTCATCGCTGCCGACGTTGAGGTCAACCCGGTGCGTCTTGAGCCGAACCCGGCTGTGTCGGATGAGGTGTGGACGGCGTTCGCAGACTTCCCGACGAACACTCGCCCCTCAAAGACGGCACGTAATGATGTCGATCGTGCGATCAGCCTCGGGCTGATCCTCGCGGGACACGGAGTCAGCGGCGTCGGCAAGAAGGCCGTGCAGACGACCGTCGTCGGGACAATCGCCACGTTCCTGGCCCGTGACGATGTAGCCGAGTTCGTGGAGAAGGCAGTCGGCGACTACGAGACGATCGCCTACGCGACCCTGTCCGTCGACTGGATGACTGGCCAGGTCGTCGAACGCACCGAAGGCACCGCTACGGTGTCGGCAACGAACGTGGTCGACCTGTTCAACGCGGCGAAGCGCAAGTTGCCTGAGGCCAGCGCAATGTGGCTCTGGGACTACCTCTGCTCCAGTCGGTTCCCCGACGACCCCGAGCGGGCTCGGCTCTACGTGGCAGCCGCTGCGTTCCATCCCGAGGCAGTCAGGACAATCGAGTCAGCCGCCGGTCGTGTCTTCGCTGACTGGCGTCGCCAGCATCAGGCGGTCCTGATCGAAGACCCTGATGCCATGGCCCAGGTCAACCGGCTGGTTGCGCAGTCCCGCGCCTCGGAGCCCACCACACTCGCGCGTCCGGACCGCTCGACCGTCGCGCCCGCTGATGTGCCAGAGGACTGGTGGGAGAAGCACCTCATCGCCTCGAAGCCGGATCAGCCGACGTCGCCGGACTCCGGGGACACGTATCCCGCGGGGCGGTTCCCGTTTGCGCCGAGTAGCGGCTGGGAGCGGCGCGTCCTGGCCGTGGAGACGGCCCGTGCGAGCACTCTCGCTTGGTATCGGAACCCCACCGGAGGCCCGCAGGCCGTGGGTGCCCCCTACGGCGAAGCAGGCGCGCAGCGGATGGTCTACCCGGACTTCGTCGTCTTTCGGGAGGTCGACGGTCGAGTCGTCATCGATATCGTTGATCCGCACCGTCCCGACCTTGGCGACACCGCGCCCAAGTGGGCGGGGCTCGCAGCATGGGCGGCCAGGGTCAACGCGGGTGAGTTCGACATTGTCGACACCCTGCACGGACTGGAGCGACGATCACGCCTCGGTCGCGTATGGGCGGTCATCGACGACGGTGAGGACCTGCTCTACGTGGACCTGCTGGCCGAGGGTGTCGCCGCGCGGTTCGAGCAGATTGCCGCGGCAGGAGGCATCCAGGAGGCAGCGGTCCGGGCGCTGTTCAAGGAGCGTGGAGCGGTGTTCGCCTGACCATGACAAGCGACGTGGGTTCCTGATCCCCCGCAGGTGGATACGCTGGCCCTGCCTGCGCCGGTACCTCACCCCGAAGGCGTTACGCGCGTCCTCGCGCAGGAACGTCGAGAGCGTGCGCAGCAGCCGTCCCAGGTCGGAGCCGCCCACCTCGCGCGTGAGCCGCAGCGCCTCGATGATCCGGTCGGCCACCGGGTCGGCGAGGCGCGCCTTGAGCAGGTCGAGGGACTCCGCGAACCGCCCGGTGGCGCGGTAGTCGGCGGCGAACCGGGCGAAGGGCTCGCGCAGCTCGACCGGCCCGCGCTCGCCGAGCTGGCCGACGGCCTCGGGCAGCGACAGCCCGGCGCGCACGCCCGAGGCGAGGTGGTCGACGACCTCCGGCCACACCTCGCGCAGGTCGCGTCGTCGCCTGCGGGCGCGCGCCGTGACGAGCGCCGACGGCGCGGCAGCGGCCATGAGGGCGAAGCACAGCCCGATGGCGGGGGAGCGGGTCGTGGCGAGCACGGTGACGAGCACGACGGCGGCCAGCATGGCGCTCGCCCCGTACAGGGCGCCGGGCGTGACGGAGGCGGCACCCGCCTGGACCAGGAGGTCCTGCGTGCGGGCCCGCCGCGCCGAGACCCGCCGTGGCCGCCCCGACGGCACCCACGCCGACCACCAGACGCAGAACGCGCCCAGCCCCAGGAGCAGGCCCACCAGCACGCCCATGTCAGAGGGCCTCCGCGGCGAGCAGGGCGCGCACGTCGATCCCGGCGCGCGCGAACCGCTCCACGCCGGAGGGGAACCCGTCGCCGCGCACGAGCCGCCCGCCCTGGGTGGCGGGCGTGCGGTGGAACAGCCCGGCGGTCTCGACCCGGCCCTCCTCGACCCGCCCCGTGACCGCGACGACCTCGCGCACCTGCCGTTCGCCGCCGGGCGTCACACCGAGGTGCACGACGACGTCGACCGAGCTGGCCACCGTCGGCACGACGAAGTGGTGGGTGACGTTCTCGCCCGCGAGCAGCGGGAGCGTGCACAGCTTCGTGACGGCCTCGCGGGCGGAGTTCGCGTGGATCGTCGCCATGCCGGGGATGCCGCTGTTCAGGGCCACGAGCAGGTCGAAGCTCTCGGCCTCGCGCACCTCGCCGACGACGATGCGGTCGGGGCGCATGCGCAGCGCCTCCTTGACGAGGCGCCGCAGCGGGATCTCGCCCGTGCCCTCGATCGACGGCTGGCGGCACTGCATCGCGACGATGTCGCGCACGTCGAGGCGGAGCTCGAACACCTCCTCGCACGTGATGACGCGCTGCGCCGCGGGGATGGAGCCGGCGAGCGCGTTGAGCATCGTCGTCTTGCCCGCCTGGGTGGCGCCCGCGACGAGGATGTTGAGCCCCGCCCGCACGGCCGCGTCGAGGAAGGCCGCGGCGTGCGGCGTCAGCGACCCGAGCCGCACCAGGTGCTCCAGGCGCGAGGCCCGCACCACGTGCTTGCGGATGTTGACCGCGTAGTCCGTGCGCGTGACGTCCGGGATGACCACGTGCAGCCGCGACCCGTCAGGCAGCGCGGCGTCGACGAAGGGGGAGCTGAGGTCGAGGCGGCGCCCGCTCGACTTGAGCATGCGCTCCACGAGGTCGCGCACCTGCGAGGCGGTGAGGATGGTGGTCGTCAGCTCGGGGACGCCGCCGCGCGCGACGAAGACCTGCGCGGGGCTGTTGAGCCAGATCTCCTCGACGGACGGGTCGTCGAGGTACTGCTGCAGCGGCCCGAGCCCGGCCAGCAGGTCGACGAGCGTCCGCGACGTCTCGACGGTGTCGGCGAGCGGGGGCACGAGCCCGCGGGTGGTGCGCTCGGCGTAGTCGCCCACGGCGTCGGCGACGAGGCCGGCGAGCGCCGACCGTTCCCGCACGGGGTCGAGCCCGCGACGGCGGACGAGCTCGCGCACCTCGCGCTCGAGGATCGCGGCGGCGTCGTCGATCACGGCTGTCATGTGGCTTCCCCCACCGTCGCGCTGTCCCTCCCAGGCCCGCGTCGGGCCGGGCCCAGCCGTCACGGGCAGGCCGTCCCGGGCCGAGCGTGGCGTCACAGTAGCGGAGGCTGCGGCGAGCCTGGAACGTGCCTGTGGAAAGCCTCACGATGCGGACGGCGCCGCGGACGCCGCCGCCGGTGGCTCGGGTCCGACGCCGCGCAGGTAGCCTTGACCTTCGTGGCCACCATCGACTTCCCCGCAGAGATCCGCGCGTTGCGCACCACGCTCGAGTCCATCGAGGCCGTGAGCGACCCGGAGGCGCTGCAGGCGAAGATCGCCGACCTCTCGGAGCAGGCCAGCGCCCCGGACCTGTGGGACGACCCGGACGCGGCCCAGAAGGTCACGTCCGCGCTGTCCGCCGCGCAGGCCGAGCTCAACCGCGTCAAGGCCCTCGGCCGCCGCATCGACGACGTCGAGACGCTCGTCGAGCTGGGCAACGAGATGGAGGACGCCGACTCGCTCGCGGAGGCGGAGGCGGAGGTCGCGGGCATCCGCAAGGACCTCGACGCGCTCGAGGTCCGCACGCTGCTGAGCGGCGAGTACGACGCCCGTGACGCCGTCATCACGATCCGCGCGGGCGCCGGCGGCGTCGACGCCGCGGACTTCGCCGAGATGCTGCTGCGCATGTACCTGCGCTGGGCGGAGCGCCACGGCTACCCGACGAAGGTCATGGACACCTCCTACGCGGAGGAGGCCGGCCTGAAGTCGGCGACGTTCGAGGTCAACGCGCCGTACGCGTTCGGCAACCTGTCGGTGGAGGCGGGCACGCACCGCCTCGTGCGCATCTCGCCGTTCGACAACCAGGGCCGCCGCCAGACGTCGTTCGCCGCCGTCGAGGTGGTCCCGCTCATCGAGCAGACCGACTCCGTCGAGATCCCCGAGTCGGAGATCAAGGTCGACGTGTTCCGCTCGTCGGGCCCCGGCGGCCAGTCGGTCAACACGACCGACTCCGCCGTCCGCATGACGCACATCCCCACGGGCATCGTCGTGTCGATGCAGAACGAGAAGTCGCAGATCCAGAACCGCGCGGCCGCACTGCGCGTGCTCCAGTCGCGCCTGCTGCTGGTGCGCCAGCAGGAGGAGGCCGCGAAGAAGAAGGAGCTCGCGGGCGACATCAAGGCGTCCTGGGGCGACCAGATGCGCTCCTACGTGCTCCAGCCGTACCAGATGGTCAAGGACCTGCGCACCGAGCACGAGTCCGGCAACACCGCCGCGGTGTTCGACGGCGCGATCGACGAGTTCATCGAGGCGGGCATCCGCTGGCGCCGCTCGTCGCAGGTCGCGGAGGCCTGAGGACGCGGTCCCGTCCGCGCGCGACGTCGGGGACGGGGCGTCGATCAGCGCCTCCCGGCGTGTCTGGGCCGTGACCGCGCGAGGCCGTGCGATGGTCGACGGCGAGACCGTTCCCCCCGGGCACCGGCCGGGGTGCGGTCCGCCGCACCGTCCGTCAGCCCGGGAGCCCGCGCCGTGATCCGTTTCGAGAACGTGTCGAAGGTCTATGCCCGTGGGGCCAGACCTGCCCTCGACACCGTGAGCGTCGACGTCGCCCGCGGGGAGTTCGTCTTCCTCGTCGGCGCCTCCGGCTCCGGCAAGTCGACCTTCCTGCGGCTCGCCCTGCGCGAGGAGCGTCCCACGCGCGGCAAGATCTACGTCGCGGGGCGGGACCTGTCCCGCCTCAGCGGCTGGAAGGTGCCCAGCCTGCGCCGCAGCATCGGCATGGTCTTCCAGGACTTCCGCCTGCTGCCCAACAAGACGGTCTACGAGAACGTCGCGTTCGCGCTCGAGGTGATCGGCAAGCCGCGGCACGCCATCAAGACGACGGTGCCCGAGGTCCTGGAGATGGTGGGCCTCGACGGCAAGGAGAAGCGCCGCCCGCACGAGCTCTCCGGTGGTGAGCAGCAGCGCGTCGCGATCGCCCGTGCGTTCGTCAACCGGCCGCCGATCCTGCTCGCCGACGAGCCCACCGGCAACCTCGACCCCACGACGTCGCTGGGCATCATGCGGCTCCTGGAGCGCATCAACCGCACCGGAACCACCGTGGTCATGGCCACGCACGACGACGAGATCGTCAACGAGATGCGCAAGCGCGTCGTCGAGCTCTCCGCCGGGCACGTCGTGCGCGACGAGGCCGCCGGCGTCTACGGCGAGCGCGAGCGCATCCTGCCCGACACCGCCGCGAGCCCCGTGCTGGACGCCCCGGGCCAGGGGGAGCGGCAGGTGCACCGCGTCGAGGTGACGCCCGAGACGGGCGACCTGGAGGCGGAGGCCGCCGCCGAGGCGGCAGCGGCCCGCGCCTCCGCGACCGGGTCCCGCGTGCAGCGCCAGGGGGCGCTGCGCCGCGCCGACCGGCGGGCGGCCGCGACGGGCATGACGCCCGTCGTCGCGAGGACCGCCGAGCCGGCCGCCGCCGAGCCAGTCCCCGCCGAGCCTGCCGCGGCCGAGCCGGCCGCCACCAGACCGCTCCCCGCCGAGCCGGCCGCCCCCGCGCCCGCCGCGACCGAGCGGACCCCCGAGCCGGCCCCGTTCTCCTACACGGTCCCCGTCCCGTACGCGGCCACGCGTCCCGTCGACCCGAGCGCGCGGCGGCCACCGTCCGACGCCGACGACGTCGTGCAGCAGGTGCTGCGCGAGCGGGCCGTGCGCGCCGGACAGGAGGGCTGAGCGATGCGTCTCCAGTTCGTCCTCACCGAGGTCCTCCACGGCCTGCGCCGCAACCTGTCGATGGTCGTCTCCGTCGTCCTGGTGACGTTCGTGTCCCTGGCGTTCGTGGGCGCGGCCACGCTCATCCAGACCCAGGTCAACAAGCTCCAGGACGACTGGTACGACCTTGTCGAGGTGTCGGTCTTCCTGTGCCCGTCCGGCTCGACCGCCCCCACGTGCGCGGCCGGCGAGGCCACCGACGAGCAGGTCGCCACGCTGCGCGGCGTCATCGAGAACGAGCTCGGCTCCGAGGTCTCCAAGATCTACTTCGAGACGAAGGAGGACGCGTTCGCGTCCTTCCAGGCGCGCTACCCGGACG
Coding sequences:
- a CDS encoding site-specific DNA-methyltransferase, with the protein product MGTLDPLIEQITDPVLRAKIAKEVTELESRRTFGLIYEKHLPEAIRLPGAEVRRGATVMLRDRHEEAVWTVTGLADGQATLRDDDGNTTSVPVADLVVARVFGQPIYPGLRATGSITRGGEKPHHLVINGENHHALQTLRYTHAAMVDVIYIDPPYNTGGDFTYNDKYIGADDRYRHSKWLSFMEKRLSLAHDLLKPTGVIIVAIDDNEYAHLKLLMDDVFEPQNFLASLVWQGSGKNDARYTAGGVDYMLMYAKSEARLTEADVRWKEPKPGIEDALGAAETAWSESEHDPAEATRRFRAALRPMRSTLEPAVFRYDQIDDRGRVFQATDVTSPNRRENLMYEVIHPGTGRAVRTPAKGWRYARETMDALIADDRILFGPDETTMPRLKRFLTDQMDRVPYPTFSQPRMPGSKKLEVILGEQRFKFPKDHDVLARWIGTVTQNNLDAVVLDFFAGSGSSTHAVMALNAIDGGRRQSIAVTNNEVDQSTADALKRQGHKPGDPVWEARGIYQYVTRPRVETVVTGVRHDGSAYSEGLNENVTFADLTYLDRSHVERGHAFEDVAHLLWLLAGARGAVIEEETETFAAPADAHYAVLFDEDCWSDFVATVKDRDDLTHAFVVTDSDAAFSHVESVLPDYVQAVRLYESYLSAFEINVGGH
- a CDS encoding type II secretion system F family protein, which translates into the protein MGVLVGLLLGLGAFCVWWSAWVPSGRPRRVSARRARTQDLLVQAGAASVTPGALYGASAMLAAVVLVTVLATTRSPAIGLCFALMAAAAPSALVTARARRRRRDLREVWPEVVDHLASGVRAGLSLPEAVGQLGERGPVELREPFARFAADYRATGRFAESLDLLKARLADPVADRIIEALRLTREVGGSDLGRLLRTLSTFLREDARNAFGVRYRRRQGQRIHLRGIRNPRRLSWSGEHRSTLLEQRPDRCLLDASCRGNLLEPRGDTLGQQVHVEQVLTVVDDRPYATEA
- a CDS encoding CpaF family protein yields the protein MTAVIDDAAAILEREVRELVRRRGLDPVRERSALAGLVADAVGDYAERTTRGLVPPLADTVETSRTLVDLLAGLGPLQQYLDDPSVEEIWLNSPAQVFVARGGVPELTTTILTASQVRDLVERMLKSSGRRLDLSSPFVDAALPDGSRLHVVIPDVTRTDYAVNIRKHVVRASRLEHLVRLGSLTPHAAAFLDAAVRAGLNILVAGATQAGKTTMLNALAGSIPAAQRVITCEEVFELRLDVRDIVAMQCRQPSIEGTGEIPLRRLVKEALRMRPDRIVVGEVREAESFDLLVALNSGIPGMATIHANSAREAVTKLCTLPLLAGENVTHHFVVPTVASSVDVVVHLGVTPGGERQVREVVAVTGRVEEGRVETAGLFHRTPATQGGRLVRGDGFPSGVERFARAGIDVRALLAAEAL
- the prfB gene encoding peptide chain release factor 2, whose product is MATIDFPAEIRALRTTLESIEAVSDPEALQAKIADLSEQASAPDLWDDPDAAQKVTSALSAAQAELNRVKALGRRIDDVETLVELGNEMEDADSLAEAEAEVAGIRKDLDALEVRTLLSGEYDARDAVITIRAGAGGVDAADFAEMLLRMYLRWAERHGYPTKVMDTSYAEEAGLKSATFEVNAPYAFGNLSVEAGTHRLVRISPFDNQGRRQTSFAAVEVVPLIEQTDSVEIPESEIKVDVFRSSGPGGQSVNTTDSAVRMTHIPTGIVVSMQNEKSQIQNRAAALRVLQSRLLLVRQQEEAAKKKELAGDIKASWGDQMRSYVLQPYQMVKDLRTEHESGNTAAVFDGAIDEFIEAGIRWRRSSQVAEA
- the ftsE gene encoding cell division ATP-binding protein FtsE, with the protein product MIRFENVSKVYARGARPALDTVSVDVARGEFVFLVGASGSGKSTFLRLALREERPTRGKIYVAGRDLSRLSGWKVPSLRRSIGMVFQDFRLLPNKTVYENVAFALEVIGKPRHAIKTTVPEVLEMVGLDGKEKRRPHELSGGEQQRVAIARAFVNRPPILLADEPTGNLDPTTSLGIMRLLERINRTGTTVVMATHDDEIVNEMRKRVVELSAGHVVRDEAAGVYGERERILPDTAASPVLDAPGQGERQVHRVEVTPETGDLEAEAAAEAAAARASATGSRVQRQGALRRADRRAAATGMTPVVARTAEPAAAEPVPAEPAAAEPAATRPLPAEPAAPAPAATERTPEPAPFSYTVPVPYAATRPVDPSARRPPSDADDVVQQVLRERAVRAGQEG